One window of the Babesia bovis T2Bo chromosome 2, whole genome shotgun sequence genome contains the following:
- a CDS encoding ATPase associated with various cellular activities (AAA) family protein — protein sequence MERFTRVVGKLPEESLSFTNCAYVNAELYNKLKTHSFMAYGTVNTIIFCFRHHPACGANDILLNSCARQLIAVSIGESVEIKPVPDGGRKSLFGSQTEAPFSPAGRIVFEVSFFRASQKAQQHAINFDHLEVGVREALLNHVLHLTQCVPMMQGGLTLRLRVTNISPVSVGQLSESPDMLMRGCLQENTKLDFNYVSPDGKQHAIPSRDAGILKPNFNFEEMGIGGLDNEFADIFRRAFASRIYPPELLKQLGISHVKGMLLYGPPGTGKTLIARQLSKALNCHKPKIVNGPEVMSRFFGQSEENIRNLFKDAEEEYQRAGDRSSLHIIIFDEIDSICQRRGTDTSGTGARDSIVNQLLSKIDGIDALNNILLIGMTNRIDMIDEALLRPGRFEVHIEVGLPDKNGRSQILKIHTRVMRESKRLADDVNLDEICALTKNYSGAELEGMVKCAVSYAIQRHVDGSDITKPKDMDKIIVTHADFLMALNEVKPAYGVDSSNLTGFTRHGIVPFGHKFHQVLETCTILAAQVQKSEKTPVLSVLLHGPVGCGKSALAAHVASITNFPFVKVVSPENYIGLSELSRVNAIHKAFDDAHKTPQSLIILDDIERLIDYSPIGPRFSNTILQCLLILVKKSPKHGRRIFVIGTTSEDSFMEMANITQSFTVSTEVPMVTGATEIYQALSGAVQPDLPFPDDEIRQVANCGRITEIGIKSLMLALEIAVQRTIEEGGKFITASTFFDSLLASGYNLKH from the exons ATGGAACGTTTTACACGTGTTGTGGGCAAGCTGCCCGAAGAATCGCTGTCGTTCACCAACTGT GCCTACGTAAACGCTGAGCTTTACAATAAGCTGAAAACGCACTCATTTATGGCATACGGTACAGTAAACACAATCATCTTCTGCTTCAG GCATCATCCAGCATGCGGAGCCAATGATATACTGCTCAACAGCTGCGCACGTCAGCTAATAGCGGTATCAATAGGAGAATCAGTAGAAATCAAACCTGTGCCTGACGGTGGTAGAAAGAGCCTCTTCGGAAGTCAAACTGAAGCGCCATTCTCACCAGCAGGGCGTATTGTATTCGAAGTCTCGTTCTTTCGAGCTTCACAAAAAG CGCAACAACATGCTATTAATTTTGACCACCTAGAGGTAGGAGTACGAGAAGCACTGTTGAACCACGTACTACACCTCACACAATGCGTGCCTATGATGCAGGGAGGTTTAACCCTGCGATTGAG GGTAACGAACATATCACCCGTAAGCGTAGGTCAACTGTCGGAGTCACCAGACATGCTTATGCGTGGATGTTTACAGGAAAACACAAAACTAGATTTCAACTACGTCTCACCAGATGGAAAGCAGCATGCTATACCTTCAAGAGATGCAGGAATACTCAAGCCAAACTTCAACTTCGAGGAAATGGGTATAGGAGGCCTGGATAATGAATTCGCAGATATATTCAGAAGGGCGTTCGCATCCCGTATCTACCCACCAGAGTTGCTTAAGCAACTGGGAATATCGCACGTAAAAG GAATGCTGCTATACGGACCGCCGGGTACCGGTAAAACACTTATAGCAAGGCAATTGTCAAAGGCATTGAATTGCCATAAACCTAAAATAGTTAACGGACCTGAAGTAATGAGCAGATTCTTCGGACAGTCAGAAGAAAACATACGTAATCTCTTTAAAGATGCCGAAGAAGAATATCAAAGAGCAGGAGATAGATCGAGTCTACATATCATcatatttgatgaaataGACTCTATATGCCAAAGACGTGGTACTGATACCTCAGGCACTGGAGCACGGGACAGTATAGTAAACCAACTACTCTCAAAAATAGATGGAATAGATGCATTAAATAACATACTACTCATCGGAATGACTAACCGTATTGATATGATAGATGAAGCTTTACTGAGGCCGGGACGCTTTGAAGTGCATATAGAAGTGGGTCTACCAGATAAAAATGGAAGGTCACAAATATTGAAGATACATACACGAGTAATGCGGGAGTCTAAACGACTAGCAGATGATGTAAACCTAGATGAAATATGCGCATTGACCAAGAATTACTCAGGAGCTGAGCTAGAAGGCATGGTAAAGTGCGCTGTATCCTATGCAATACAAAGACATGTGGATGGTAGCGATATAACAAAACCTAAAGATATGGACAAGATTATAGTCACACACGCAGATTTTCTAATGGCACTCAACGAAGTGAAACCAGCATACGGTGTGGATTCATCTAATCTTACAGGATTTACCAGACACGGGATTGTACCATTTGGACATAAGTTCCACCAAGTGCTGGAAACATGCACAATATTGGCAGCACAAGTACAAAAGTCAGAAAAGACGCCTGTACTATCAGTACTGTTGCACGGACCAGTAGGATGCGGCAAGTCAGCATTAGCAGCGCACGTGGCGTCCATCACTAACTTCCCATTCGTCAAAGTGGTGTCACCTGAAAACTATATTGGACTATCG GAACTGTCCAGGGTCAACGCCATCCACAAAGCCTTTGATGATGCGCATAAAACGCCGCAGTCATTAATTATACTAGATGATATCGAAAGGCTGATCGACTACTCACCAATAGGACCACGATTCAGCAATACCATACTACAGTGCCTGCTCATATTGGTAAAAAAGTCACCCAAACACGGTAGACGCATATTCGTCATCGGTACAACCTCGGAAGATTCCTTTATGGAAATGGCAAATATTACACAAAGCTTCACTGTATCCACTGAAGTGCCAATGGTGACCGGAGCTACTGAAATATATCAAGCACTATCTGGAGCAGTGCAACCGGATTTGCCATTCCCAGATGATGAGATTAGACAG GTCGCAAACTGCGGTAGAATCACAGAAATCGGTATCAAAAGCTTAATGCTAGCATTGGAAATCGCTGTGCAACGAACTATTGAGGAAG GCGGGAAATTTATCACAGCGTCGACGTTTTTCGATAGCCTATTAGCCTCCGGCTATAACCTGAAACATTGA